In a single window of the Chloroflexota bacterium genome:
- a CDS encoding CoA transferase — MSYTTPPPDSRSRALPPARPQLRPPQALAPFRVVEIGSRVAASFCAKFFGDFGAQVVKVEPRAGAPERRMGPFVGDDMAGASGLHLFLNTNKKSVTLEPSTITGAAMLKALLREADLLIEGLPPGTLDSWGLGEADLSRDCPNLVVASITDYGQTGPYRHRKAADIAHWAMACLMIGSGLSDREPLRVGDDVSEYVAGLNACATALGMLFGRDAVGGQRADLSVLEALITVQPSSALSYAYNKTHMGRAGNRFPMNIVHCKDGYVGFYPQFPHQWEMFADALGMPQLKTDPRFAAPLARMEHADEALAIILPWFLDRTCDEAVRIGQEHHVPFVRVASAKDLVESPQYQARGFFTDIGTAGSGKVAALGRPFGMSATPWQLRSAAPDLGQHNIEVFCNRLGLSKLELGILAEQGVI; from the coding sequence GTGAGCTATACTACGCCTCCACCTGATTCACGGAGCCGAGCGTTGCCGCCTGCCCGTCCCCAGCTTCGCCCGCCGCAAGCCCTCGCGCCCTTCCGGGTCGTCGAGATCGGCAGCCGCGTTGCCGCGAGCTTCTGCGCCAAGTTCTTCGGCGATTTCGGCGCCCAGGTTGTCAAGGTGGAGCCCCGCGCGGGCGCCCCGGAGCGCCGCATGGGCCCCTTTGTGGGCGACGATATGGCCGGCGCATCCGGCCTGCATCTCTTCCTCAACACCAACAAGAAGAGCGTCACCCTCGAGCCCTCCACGATCACCGGCGCGGCCATGCTAAAGGCCCTCCTTCGCGAAGCCGATCTCCTCATCGAAGGCCTGCCGCCCGGCACCCTCGACTCCTGGGGCCTGGGCGAAGCCGATCTCTCCCGCGATTGCCCAAACCTCGTCGTCGCCTCCATTACCGATTACGGCCAGACCGGCCCCTATCGCCATCGCAAGGCCGCCGATATCGCGCACTGGGCCATGGCCTGCCTTATGATCGGCTCCGGCCTCTCGGACCGGGAGCCTCTCCGCGTCGGCGATGATGTCAGCGAATACGTCGCAGGCCTCAACGCCTGCGCCACGGCCCTCGGCATGCTCTTCGGCCGCGATGCCGTCGGCGGCCAGCGCGCCGATCTCTCGGTGCTGGAGGCCCTCATCACCGTCCAGCCCTCCAGCGCCCTGTCCTACGCCTACAACAAGACCCACATGGGGCGCGCGGGCAACCGCTTCCCCATGAACATCGTCCACTGCAAGGACGGCTACGTCGGCTTCTACCCCCAGTTCCCGCATCAGTGGGAGATGTTCGCCGATGCCCTCGGCATGCCCCAGCTCAAGACCGATCCGCGCTTCGCCGCCCCCCTGGCCCGCATGGAGCATGCCGATGAGGCCCTCGCTATCATCCTCCCCTGGTTCCTGGATCGCACCTGCGATGAGGCGGTGCGCATCGGCCAGGAGCACCACGTCCCCTTCGTCCGCGTCGCCAGTGCCAAAGACCTCGTGGAGAGCCCCCAGTACCAGGCTCGCGGCTTCTTCACCGATATTGGGACTGCCGGGTCAGGCAAAGTCGCCGCGCTGGGACGGCCCTTCGGCATGAGCGCCACGCCCTGGCAGCTGCGCTCCGCCGCGCCCGACCTGGGTCAGCACAACATCGAAGTCTTCTGCAACCGCTTGGGCCTCTCCAAGCTGGAGCTCGGCATCCTTGCCGAGCAGGGAGTCATCTGA
- a CDS encoding LLM class flavin-dependent oxidoreductase has translation MRFYWFHLMPYQDLPADFSQKYPSVWVTPPSSRLYDPAAGHRMYNEYLDELEHAAEAGFDGVCVNEHHQNAYGMMPSPNIMAATLARNTKRSAIVVLGNSIALYNPPIRVAEELAMLDVMSGGRLVAGFPVGSSMDTNYCYGATPATLREKYQEAHDLIMRAWMEPEPFAFNGKYTQLRYVNVWPRPLQKPHPPVWVPGGGSIETWAWVAERNYSYSYLSFSGYKRGEQVMQGYWRTLDEMGLKRNPYRGGFLQLICVAPTDAEAERIYAPHVDYFYDKCLHIAAGFAEAPGYRTVKTIAAGLSSQFAPTQRQQRQQSGKRMTWKDYIEQGFIVAGSPATVREQLKDVITRLHVGHLMCLLHLGNMPRETTLMNTDLFAREVMPHLRGLWSEWRDEWYPKALPERAMQTPAARAR, from the coding sequence ATGCGCTTCTACTGGTTCCACCTGATGCCGTACCAGGACCTGCCCGCCGATTTCTCCCAGAAATACCCCAGCGTGTGGGTGACGCCGCCCAGCAGCAGGCTCTACGACCCGGCGGCGGGCCACCGGATGTACAACGAGTACCTGGACGAGCTGGAGCATGCGGCGGAAGCGGGGTTCGACGGCGTGTGCGTGAACGAGCATCATCAGAACGCCTACGGGATGATGCCATCGCCCAATATCATGGCGGCGACGCTTGCGCGGAACACGAAGAGGTCGGCCATCGTGGTGCTGGGGAACAGCATCGCGCTCTACAACCCGCCGATCCGCGTGGCGGAGGAGCTGGCGATGCTGGACGTGATGAGCGGCGGCCGCCTGGTGGCCGGCTTCCCCGTGGGCAGCTCCATGGACACGAACTACTGCTACGGGGCGACGCCCGCCACCCTGCGCGAGAAGTACCAGGAGGCCCACGACCTGATCATGCGGGCCTGGATGGAGCCGGAGCCCTTCGCCTTCAACGGCAAGTACACGCAGCTGCGCTATGTGAACGTCTGGCCACGCCCGCTGCAGAAGCCGCATCCGCCCGTGTGGGTGCCCGGCGGCGGCAGCATCGAGACGTGGGCGTGGGTGGCGGAACGGAACTACTCGTACAGCTACCTGAGCTTCTCCGGCTACAAGCGCGGGGAGCAGGTGATGCAGGGCTACTGGAGGACGCTGGACGAGATGGGGCTGAAGCGCAACCCCTATCGCGGGGGCTTTCTGCAGCTGATCTGCGTGGCGCCCACGGACGCGGAGGCGGAGCGGATCTACGCGCCCCACGTGGACTACTTCTACGACAAGTGCCTGCACATCGCGGCGGGGTTCGCGGAGGCGCCGGGCTACCGGACGGTGAAGACGATCGCGGCGGGGCTGAGCTCGCAGTTCGCGCCGACGCAGCGGCAACAGCGCCAGCAATCGGGCAAGCGCATGACGTGGAAGGACTACATCGAGCAGGGGTTCATCGTAGCCGGGAGTCCGGCGACGGTGCGGGAGCAGCTGAAGGACGTCATCACGCGCCTCCACGTGGGCCACCTGATGTGCCTCCTGCACCTGGGGAACATGCCGCGCGAGACGACGCTGATGAACACGGACCTCTTCGCGCGGGAGGTGATGCCGCATCTGCGGGGCCTGTGGTCCGAGTGGCGCGACGAGTGGTATCCCAAGGCGCTCCCAGAGCGCGCGATGCAGACGCCTGCGGCCCGCGCGCGCTAG
- a CDS encoding alpha/beta hydrolase, which translates to MPILQRVSMRKGTFSVRYWSQGKGRPIVFLHGWAGLPRATAWLEALAQRRLVIAPEFPGFGESTGLERLDDFLDIALYQFDLFATLKLRQADLIGHDFGGAIAAEVAALRPSLVRRLVLVAPSGLFDEKRPGVDPFATTEAELNAASWHDAAAAAKGGLIVTPQSDEEKKAAVIERAKALSAAGKFLFPIPDKGLKKRLSRIEAPTLLIWGAGDQVVPPQYAALFKRRVQGARSIAIAKAGHYPMLEQPAKFTAAVKGFLG; encoded by the coding sequence ATGCCGATACTACAGCGAGTCTCCATGCGCAAGGGGACGTTTAGCGTCCGTTATTGGTCGCAAGGGAAGGGACGGCCCATCGTCTTCCTGCACGGGTGGGCGGGACTCCCTCGCGCCACGGCGTGGCTGGAGGCGCTGGCCCAGCGGAGGCTCGTCATCGCGCCGGAGTTCCCGGGCTTCGGCGAGAGCACGGGCCTGGAACGGCTGGACGATTTTCTGGACATCGCCCTCTATCAGTTCGACCTCTTTGCCACGCTGAAGCTCCGGCAGGCCGACCTCATCGGCCACGATTTCGGCGGCGCCATCGCCGCCGAGGTCGCGGCGCTGCGGCCGTCGCTCGTTCGCAGGCTGGTGCTCGTCGCGCCCAGCGGCCTCTTCGATGAGAAGCGGCCAGGGGTTGACCCCTTCGCGACGACGGAGGCGGAGCTGAACGCCGCATCGTGGCATGACGCCGCCGCGGCGGCGAAGGGCGGCCTGATCGTCACGCCGCAGAGCGACGAGGAGAAGAAGGCAGCGGTCATCGAGCGGGCGAAGGCGCTCTCCGCCGCCGGGAAGTTCCTCTTCCCCATCCCGGACAAGGGGCTCAAGAAGCGCCTCTCGCGCATCGAAGCGCCGACGCTGCTGATCTGGGGCGCGGGGGACCAGGTGGTGCCGCCGCAATATGCGGCGCTGTTCAAGCGCCGGGTGCAGGGCGCGCGGAGCATCGCCATCGCAAAGGCAGGGCACTACCCGATGCTGGAGCAGCCTGCAAAGTTCACGGCAGCGGTGAAGGGTTTCTTGGGGTAA
- a CDS encoding type II toxin-antitoxin system VapC family toxin — protein MTGFVDTNIIVRYLTNTPPDLGEAASRILEREDRLYLTDAALAEAAYVLTSYYRLPRTTVADSLIQLCQQTNIELFRLEKGFVLQGLYLCRESAKVSFDDALIWAAARSSDIKGGYTFDKDFPQAGIEVLGLG, from the coding sequence ATGACCGGATTCGTTGACACGAACATCATCGTCAGGTACCTGACGAATACGCCCCCGGACCTCGGGGAGGCCGCGTCCCGGATCCTGGAGCGAGAGGACCGGCTGTACCTCACCGACGCCGCCTTAGCTGAAGCGGCGTATGTGCTCACTTCGTATTACCGACTGCCGCGGACAACGGTAGCAGACAGCCTCATCCAACTCTGCCAGCAAACGAACATCGAACTCTTCCGCCTTGAAAAGGGCTTTGTGCTTCAGGGACTGTACCTCTGTCGTGAGTCAGCCAAGGTCTCCTTTGACGATGCCCTGATCTGGGCCGCCGCCAGAAGTAGCGATATCAAAGGGGGTTACACGTTTGACAAGGACTTTCCTCAGGCCGGCATCGAAGTATTGGGGCTAGGGTAG
- the ilvB gene encoding biosynthetic-type acetolactate synthase large subunit, with product MKLTGAQVVCESLIREDVDVVFGLLGGAILPLYQTLPQYPQLKHILVRHEQAAAHAADGYARVTDKVGVCIATSGPGATNLVTGLANALMDSVPMVAITGQVPRKAIGKDAFQETDVQGVTLPVTKHNYLVMDPSELARTIKEAFHIAKTGRPGPVLVDIPKDVQQEIVDYNPEDVAIDLPGYKPHLTGHPSQIRAAAKLIAEAKKPIILAGHGVIISSAYAELRELAEKAQIPVITTLLGISSFPEDHVLSVGMPGMHGMAYANIAIDRADLLIAIGMRFDDRVTGRISDFAPRAKVIHIDIDPAEIDKNVKTTVPLVGDVKNVLTQLNRQVTSKTHVEWVREIEQAKKEHPSHLIPENNKLLPQYVVRQLWEATKGNSIIVTGVGQHQMWAAQHFFYTKPGSFVTSGGLGTMGFEVPAALGAKVGRPHDTVWSICGDGGFQMTLQELATIREHNIDVKFAIFNNGFHGMVRQWQEFFYKKDYVETRFFNPDFVKLAEAYDMKGFRVTERSKVRETIEKAMAHKGPVIVDFAVESEENVYPMIPAGTSVKEMLEAPMPGRELVDHKDAST from the coding sequence ATGAAGCTCACCGGCGCGCAAGTGGTCTGCGAGTCCCTGATACGGGAAGACGTAGACGTGGTCTTCGGCCTGCTGGGCGGCGCGATCTTGCCGCTCTATCAGACCCTGCCACAATACCCCCAACTGAAGCACATCCTGGTCCGCCACGAGCAGGCCGCCGCCCACGCGGCGGACGGCTATGCCCGCGTGACGGACAAGGTGGGCGTCTGCATCGCCACGTCAGGCCCCGGCGCAACGAACCTGGTGACGGGCCTGGCCAATGCCCTCATGGACTCCGTGCCCATGGTGGCCATCACGGGCCAGGTGCCGCGCAAGGCCATCGGCAAGGACGCCTTCCAGGAGACGGACGTCCAGGGCGTCACGCTGCCTGTGACCAAGCACAACTACCTGGTAATGGACCCGAGTGAGCTGGCCCGCACCATAAAAGAGGCCTTCCACATCGCCAAGACGGGCCGCCCGGGGCCGGTGCTGGTGGACATCCCCAAGGACGTCCAGCAGGAGATCGTGGACTACAACCCGGAAGACGTGGCCATTGACCTGCCCGGGTACAAGCCGCATCTGACCGGGCATCCCTCGCAGATCCGGGCCGCCGCGAAGCTCATCGCGGAGGCCAAGAAGCCCATCATCCTGGCGGGCCACGGCGTCATCATCTCCAGCGCCTACGCCGAGTTGCGGGAGCTGGCGGAGAAGGCCCAGATCCCGGTTATCACGACGCTGCTTGGCATCAGCAGCTTCCCTGAAGACCATGTCCTCTCCGTGGGGATGCCGGGGATGCACGGGATGGCATACGCCAATATCGCGATAGACCGCGCCGACCTGCTCATCGCCATCGGCATGCGCTTCGACGACCGAGTCACCGGGCGCATCTCGGACTTCGCGCCGCGGGCGAAGGTGATCCACATTGACATTGACCCGGCCGAGATAGATAAGAACGTAAAGACGACGGTTCCCCTGGTGGGCGACGTGAAGAACGTCCTGACCCAGCTGAACCGCCAGGTCACGAGCAAGACCCACGTGGAGTGGGTGCGCGAGATCGAGCAGGCCAAGAAGGAGCACCCTTCGCACCTTATCCCGGAGAACAACAAGCTCCTGCCCCAGTACGTGGTGCGCCAGCTGTGGGAGGCCACCAAGGGCAACAGCATCATCGTGACCGGGGTGGGCCAACACCAGATGTGGGCCGCCCAGCACTTCTTCTACACCAAGCCCGGTTCCTTCGTGACCTCCGGCGGCCTGGGCACCATGGGCTTTGAGGTGCCTGCGGCCCTGGGCGCGAAGGTGGGACGGCCCCATGACACGGTCTGGTCCATCTGCGGCGACGGCGGCTTCCAGATGACGCTCCAAGAGCTGGCCACGATCCGCGAGCACAACATTGACGTGAAGTTCGCCATCTTCAACAACGGTTTCCACGGCATGGTGCGCCAGTGGCAGGAGTTCTTCTATAAGAAGGACTACGTGGAGACGCGCTTCTTCAACCCGGACTTCGTGAAGCTGGCGGAGGCCTACGACATGAAGGGCTTCCGCGTGACCGAGCGGAGCAAGGTGCGCGAGACGATCGAGAAGGCGATGGCCCACAAGGGCCCGGTGATCGTGGACTTCGCCGTGGAATCGGAAGAGAACGTCTACCCCATGATCCCCGCCGGCACCTCCGTGAAGGAGATGCTGGAGGCCCCCATGCCCGGCCGGGAGCTGGTGGACCACAAGGATGCATCCACATGA
- the ilvN gene encoding acetolactate synthase small subunit has product MTTNGAHYRKHTITALVQDKPGVLNRVASMFRRRGFNIASLAVGESEVPNLSRMTFVVNAENEDTVEQATKQLRKIIEVVKVTDLSSEDIVARELALVKVKAPDSVIRGEIIQIVELFRAKIVDVASDTLVIEITGEESKIDTILSLMKGFGILEIMRTGRVAITRGKKSALKTSAKEE; this is encoded by the coding sequence ATGACGACCAACGGCGCGCACTACCGCAAGCACACCATCACCGCCCTGGTGCAGGACAAGCCCGGCGTCCTGAACCGGGTGGCGAGCATGTTCCGCCGACGGGGCTTCAACATCGCCAGCCTAGCCGTGGGCGAAAGCGAAGTGCCCAACCTTTCGCGCATGACCTTTGTGGTCAACGCGGAGAACGAGGACACGGTGGAGCAGGCGACGAAGCAGCTGCGCAAGATCATCGAGGTGGTGAAGGTCACAGACCTGAGCAGCGAGGACATCGTGGCCCGGGAGCTGGCGCTGGTGAAGGTGAAGGCGCCGGACTCCGTGATCCGGGGCGAAATCATCCAGATCGTCGAGCTCTTCCGCGCCAAGATCGTGGACGTGGCCTCCGACACGCTGGTCATCGAGATCACGGGCGAAGAGAGCAAGATAGACACGATCTTGAGCCTGATGAAGGGCTTCGGCATCCTGGAAATCATGCGCACCGGCAGGGTCGCGATCACACGCGGCAAGAAGTCGGCGCTGAAGACAAGCGCGAAGGAAGAATAG
- the ilvC gene encoding ketol-acid reductoisomerase, protein MAKIYYDSDANLGLLKGKKIAVIGYGSQGHAHALNLKDSGCDVTVGLYKGSKSWPKAEKDGLKVDTVANAAKAADIIMILLPDTVQYKVYDEEIKPYLGKGDALMFAHGFNIHYKQVVPPKDVDVSMIAPKAPGHRVREVYTEGAGTPALIAVHQDASGKAKDMALAYGKGIGCTRAGVLETTFKEETETDLFGEQSVLCGGVSSLVKAGFDTLVEAGYQPELAYFETMHELKLIVDLMYQGGLNYMRYSVSDTAEYGDYTRGPRIVDERVRKEMKKVLKEIQDGTFAKEWITEWREGATHFNAMRKKDQNSQIEKVGAELRGMMKWLQKPKDAGSAY, encoded by the coding sequence ATGGCGAAGATCTACTACGACAGCGACGCAAACCTGGGTCTGTTGAAGGGCAAGAAGATCGCGGTCATCGGCTATGGGAGCCAGGGCCACGCCCACGCCCTCAACCTCAAGGACTCGGGCTGCGACGTCACCGTCGGCCTGTACAAGGGCAGCAAGAGCTGGCCCAAGGCGGAGAAGGACGGGCTGAAGGTGGACACGGTGGCGAACGCCGCCAAGGCCGCCGATATCATCATGATTCTCCTGCCGGACACGGTGCAGTACAAGGTCTACGATGAGGAGATCAAGCCATACCTGGGCAAGGGCGATGCGCTTATGTTCGCCCACGGCTTCAACATCCACTACAAACAGGTGGTCCCTCCCAAGGATGTGGACGTCAGCATGATCGCGCCCAAGGCACCCGGCCATCGCGTCCGCGAGGTCTACACGGAGGGCGCGGGGACTCCGGCGCTCATCGCCGTCCACCAAGACGCCAGCGGCAAGGCCAAGGACATGGCGCTGGCGTACGGCAAGGGCATCGGCTGCACGCGGGCGGGCGTGTTGGAGACGACGTTCAAGGAAGAGACGGAGACGGACCTCTTCGGCGAGCAGTCCGTCCTCTGCGGCGGCGTCTCATCGCTGGTGAAGGCGGGCTTCGATACCTTGGTGGAGGCGGGCTACCAGCCGGAGCTGGCCTACTTTGAGACGATGCACGAGCTGAAGCTCATCGTGGACCTGATGTATCAGGGCGGCCTGAACTATATGCGCTATTCCGTGAGCGACACGGCGGAGTACGGCGACTACACCCGCGGCCCGCGCATCGTTGACGAGCGGGTGCGCAAGGAGATGAAGAAGGTGCTCAAGGAGATCCAAGACGGCACCTTTGCGAAGGAATGGATCACCGAATGGCGCGAAGGGGCGACGCACTTCAACGCCATGCGGAAGAAGGACCAGAACAGCCAGATCGAGAAGGTGGGCGCTGAGCTGCGCGGTATGATGAAGTGGCTGCAGAAGCCCAAGGACGCAGGCTCGGCGTACTAG
- a CDS encoding type II toxin-antitoxin system HicB family antitoxin — protein MARDRKYAVVREYTIVIEKQEDARGYSVRVPALPGCFSTGDTVAHAARNAKDAIETYIEGLQEQGERIPREQRPNAYIGKVKIAV, from the coding sequence ATGGCAAGAGATCGCAAGTACGCCGTGGTCCGCGAATACACCATAGTTATCGAAAAACAGGAGGACGCCCGGGGCTATTCTGTCCGCGTCCCTGCCCTGCCCGGCTGTTTTTCAACGGGAGACACCGTCGCGCACGCCGCAAGGAATGCCAAGGATGCCATCGAGACGTACATCGAGGGCCTGCAGGAGCAGGGCGAACGCATCCCTCGGGAACAACGCCCCAACGCTTACATCGGCAAAGTGAAGATTGCGGTTTAG
- a CDS encoding 2-isopropylmalate synthase, with protein sequence MATTTEDKVLIFDTTLRDGEQAAGATMTLEQKVQIAHQLDTLGVDIIEAGFPISSPGEMASVKRIAQEVRRPIIAALSHANIKAVDAAAEALKEAAHPRIHVFLSSSEIHLLHQLKKDRETVLLLAAEAVAHARKKVADVEFSPMDATRSDPEYVYRLLEATIDAGATTVNIPDTVGYTTPEEFYKFIKGIIENVRNIKKARISVHCHNDLGMAVANSLAAIRAGARQIECTINGIGERAGNASLEEVVMALKTRKDTYNIGTNIDSTQLVKASRLVSEHTGFAVQPNKAIVGKNAFRHASGIHQDGILKERTTYEIMDPKSVGLSGTALVLGKLSGRHAVKQRLEELGYRLSEADLARAFDRFKEVAEKKKEVSDRDLIAIVADEQRTTTDAYKLGKMNVVCGSGQTPTATVQLTGPDGKMQERKATGTGPVDATYKAIESIVAAKAKLDEYAVQSITHGIDALGEVMVRIEKDGMTYIGRGADNDIIVASAKAYVNALNRLLANRDMPKAAAQSAKVGP encoded by the coding sequence ATGGCTACGACAACTGAAGACAAAGTCCTAATCTTCGACACAACCCTGCGCGACGGCGAGCAGGCCGCGGGCGCGACGATGACGCTGGAGCAGAAGGTCCAGATCGCCCACCAGCTGGACACACTGGGCGTGGACATCATCGAAGCCGGCTTCCCCATCAGCTCGCCCGGCGAGATGGCCTCCGTGAAGCGCATCGCCCAAGAGGTGCGCCGCCCCATCATCGCCGCGCTCTCCCACGCCAACATCAAGGCCGTGGACGCGGCGGCGGAGGCGCTCAAAGAGGCGGCGCACCCGCGCATCCACGTCTTTCTCTCCAGCTCCGAGATCCACCTGCTGCACCAGCTGAAGAAGGACCGCGAGACGGTTCTGCTCCTGGCGGCGGAGGCCGTGGCCCACGCCCGCAAGAAGGTGGCGGACGTGGAGTTTTCGCCCATGGACGCCACGCGCTCGGACCCGGAGTACGTCTACCGCCTGCTGGAGGCGACCATTGACGCCGGGGCGACGACGGTGAACATCCCGGACACCGTGGGCTACACGACACCGGAGGAGTTCTATAAGTTCATCAAGGGCATCATCGAGAACGTGCGGAACATCAAGAAGGCGCGCATCTCCGTCCACTGTCACAACGACCTGGGGATGGCCGTGGCCAACAGCCTGGCGGCCATCCGCGCGGGGGCGCGCCAGATCGAATGCACGATCAACGGCATCGGCGAGCGCGCGGGCAACGCCTCCCTGGAAGAAGTGGTGATGGCGCTCAAAACGCGCAAAGACACCTACAACATCGGGACGAACATAGATTCCACGCAGCTGGTCAAGGCCAGCCGCCTAGTGAGCGAGCACACGGGCTTCGCCGTTCAACCCAACAAAGCCATTGTGGGCAAGAACGCCTTCCGCCATGCCTCCGGCATCCACCAGGACGGCATCCTGAAGGAGCGCACGACCTACGAAATCATGGATCCCAAGAGCGTCGGCCTCAGCGGCACGGCCCTGGTGCTGGGCAAGCTGAGCGGACGCCACGCCGTGAAGCAGCGCCTGGAAGAGCTGGGCTACCGCCTGAGCGAAGCCGATCTGGCGCGGGCCTTCGACCGCTTCAAGGAAGTGGCGGAGAAGAAGAAGGAAGTCTCCGACCGCGACCTGATCGCCATCGTGGCCGATGAGCAACGGACGACGACCGACGCCTATAAGCTGGGCAAGATGAACGTGGTCTGCGGCAGCGGCCAGACGCCCACGGCCACGGTGCAGCTCACCGGGCCGGACGGGAAGATGCAGGAGAGGAAGGCGACGGGCACCGGCCCAGTAGACGCGACCTACAAGGCCATCGAAAGCATCGTCGCCGCGAAGGCCAAACTCGATGAGTACGCGGTGCAGTCCATCACCCACGGGATAGACGCCCTGGGCGAAGTGATGGTGCGCATCGAGAAGGACGGCATGACGTACATCGGGCGCGGCGCGGACAACGATATCATCGTCGCCAGCGCGAAGGCCTACGTGAACGCCCTGAACCGCCTTCTTGCCAACCGCGACATGCCGAAAGCCGCGGCACAATCGGCAAAGGTCGGCCCCTAG
- the leuC gene encoding 3-isopropylmalate dehydratase large subunit, protein MPKTMFEKIWESHVVSEEPGKPALLYIDLHLIHEVTSPQAFDGLRLNSREVRRPDLTVATVDHNVPTTDRSRPIADETSRKQIEVLTKNAKEFGFTYYDIHNPNQGIVHVIGPEQGWTQPGMTIVCGDSHTSTHGAFGALAFGIGTSEVEHVLATQCLIQTKPKTMEVRTKGALPKGVTAKDLILNIIGRLGVDGGTGYVIEYTGEAVRGLSMEGRMTICNMSIECGARAGLVAPDEKTFAYVKGRPRAPKGAEWEKAVERWKSLTTDPGATYDKVVEVDCASMTPFVTWGTNPGMLVKVTDTVPTVESFKTEADRRAAQRALEYMGLKPGTPIQEIPVDYVFIGSCTNSRIEDLRAAAAIVKGKKKSPKVQAIVVPGSAIVKRQAEAEGLHKVFTNAGFEWREAGCSMCLAMNPDVLKPGQRCASTSNRNFEGRQGAGGRTHLVSPQMAAAAGITGHFVDVRDWK, encoded by the coding sequence ATGCCTAAGACAATGTTCGAAAAGATCTGGGAGTCGCACGTCGTGAGCGAAGAGCCCGGCAAACCGGCGCTCCTCTACATTGACCTGCACCTGATCCACGAAGTGACCTCCCCGCAGGCCTTCGACGGCCTGCGCCTCAACAGCCGCGAGGTGCGCCGCCCGGACCTGACAGTGGCGACGGTGGACCACAACGTGCCGACGACGGACCGCTCCAGGCCCATCGCGGACGAGACCTCGCGGAAGCAGATCGAGGTGCTGACCAAGAACGCGAAGGAGTTCGGCTTCACCTACTACGATATCCACAATCCCAACCAGGGCATCGTCCACGTCATCGGCCCGGAGCAGGGGTGGACCCAGCCGGGGATGACCATCGTCTGCGGCGATAGCCACACATCCACCCACGGCGCATTCGGCGCGCTGGCCTTCGGCATCGGCACCTCGGAGGTCGAGCACGTTCTTGCGACGCAGTGCCTCATTCAGACCAAGCCGAAGACGATGGAGGTCCGCACCAAAGGCGCGCTCCCCAAGGGCGTCACGGCCAAGGACCTAATCTTGAACATTATCGGCCGCCTGGGCGTGGACGGCGGCACCGGCTACGTTATCGAGTACACGGGAGAAGCGGTCCGCGGCCTTTCCATGGAAGGGCGCATGACCATCTGCAACATGTCCATCGAATGCGGCGCACGGGCGGGACTTGTCGCGCCGGACGAAAAGACCTTTGCCTACGTGAAGGGCAGGCCCCGCGCGCCCAAGGGCGCCGAGTGGGAGAAGGCCGTGGAGCGGTGGAAGTCCCTGACCACCGATCCCGGCGCGACATACGACAAGGTTGTGGAGGTGGACTGCGCCTCCATGACGCCCTTTGTCACCTGGGGCACGAACCCAGGCATGTTAGTGAAGGTGACAGACACAGTGCCGACGGTGGAGTCTTTCAAGACGGAGGCCGACCGCCGGGCGGCCCAGCGCGCCCTGGAGTACATGGGCCTCAAGCCAGGAACGCCCATCCAGGAGATCCCTGTAGACTACGTCTTCATCGGCTCCTGCACCAACTCGCGCATAGAAGACCTACGCGCAGCGGCGGCCATCGTGAAAGGGAAGAAGAAATCGCCCAAGGTCCAGGCCATCGTGGTGCCCGGGTCGGCCATCGTGAAGCGGCAGGCCGAGGCTGAGGGCCTGCACAAGGTCTTCACCAATGCCGGCTTCGAGTGGCGGGAGGCTGGCTGTTCCATGTGCTTAGCCATGAACCCGGACGTGCTGAAGCCTGGGCAGCGCTGCGCCTCCACCTCCAACCGCAACTTCGAAGGGCGGCAAGGCGCGGGCGGGCGCACACATCTGGTAAGCCCGCAGATGGCGGCGGCGGCGGGTATCACGGGCCACTTCGTGGACGTGCGGGACTGGAAATAG